TTTATGCTTCGATGTAGATTCAAGAACGGTCGGAATCGAGCCTTCCCCTGCCTGCGGCTCATCGCAGATGCTGTGGATCCATTTTTCACTTTTCATAAAATCGAGAGTTTTCTCGCGCATTTCACCTGCAAACCAGGACTGATTTCGGAACTCGAGCGCACAGTCGATATCCCCCATCTGGTCACGGCACCAACGCAAATAGTCTACATTCTCTTTGCGCAGGTCGAACCACGGCGGAAACTGGAACAGCGTCATTGCGTGTTTATTCGCCTCAAGATAAGGTTTCAGTGATTCTTTGTACGCATTGAACATTTCATTTTTATCGGTAAAAGGAATCTCACCGCGCTGATGCCCGGTCATTCCCTGGTAAGCCTTCACTATGAATTGAAATTTATCAGGTGTATCCTCTACCCATTTCGCGGCATTCTTCACAGGCTGCACAGCGTAAAAAGAGGCATCGACCTCGACTGCCGGAAAGTGGCTGGAGTACTCCTTCAGTTTATCACGCGGAGAAACCTTGCCCTCATATAAACTGTCATGGTCCCCCCAGCCCGTTAAGCCAACAATAATCATCTGTGCACCTCCATTTTATCTTCATGATAGCATAATTAAGCGCTGAATAAGAACTAAGACATGTTCTAACCTTATTTCCCGCTTGTAGAGAAGGAAAAACATTGATGAAGTCAGGTGCTTCGCACGTTTTGGCCGATGAATACAGGTTTATTGCTGATAATCACCGCGGAGTCTGGGTTACTTTATGATATTCTCTATGGTTTGATTGATATTCTCTACGAATTTTATTTAATCTCTACGAATAGACATTGATTCTCTACGATTTCATTGTTAATCTCTACGAAATGTGCACGAATCTCTACGAATTCCATAATAATTAAAAAAAATCCACCTGCCGAGGCAGGTGGATTCCGTATTTATCTTTATTAACCGATAGAACCTTCCATTTCGAACTTGATCAGGCGGTTCATTTCGACTGCGTATTCCATTGGCAATTCTTTCGTGAATGGCTCGATGAAGCCCATGACGATCATTTCTGTTGCTTCTTCTTCGGAGACTCCGCGGCTCATCAGGTAGAACAATTGCTCTTCTGATACTTTGGAAACCTTCGCTTCGTGCTCAAGAGAAATGTTGTCGTTCAGGATTTCATTGTATGGAATCGTGTCTGAAGTAGACTTGTTATCCATGATCAGCGTATCGCACTCGATGTTAGAACGGGCGCCGTCGGCTTTGCGTCCGAAGTGGACGATACCGCGGTATGTTACTTTTCCGCCTTGCTTTGAGATCGACTTAGATACGATGGTTGATGATGTGTTTGGCGCAAGGTGAATCATTTTCGCACCTGCGTCCTGATGCTGGCCTTTACCAGCGATTGCGATGGATAATGTCATACCGCGTGCGCCTTCACCCTTAAGGATGACTGCTGGGTATTTCATTGTCAGCTTGGAACCGATGTTGCCATCGATCCATTCCATTGTCGCGTTCGCTTCGCAGACTGCACGCTTTGTAACAAGGTTGAAGACGTTGTTTGCCCAGTTCTGGATTGTTGTGTAACGGCAATATGCGTCTTTCTTGATGATGATTTCAACGACCGCACTGTGAAGCGAGTTCGTTGTGTAAACAGGAGCAGTACATCCTTCAACATAGTGTACGTGCGCACCTTCGTCAACGATGATCAGTGTACGCTCGAACTGACCCATGTTTTCAGAGTTGATGCGGAAGTACGCCTGAAGTGGAGTATCCACTTTGATGCCCTTTGGAACATAGATGAAAGATCCGCCAGACCAGACCGCAGAGTTTAACGCTGAAAACTTGTTGTCTGTTGGAGGGATAACTTTTCCGAAATGCTCACGGAAAATATCTTCATTCTCTTTAAGAGCTGAATCTGTGTCCTTGAAGACAATTCCTAGCTCTTCAAGCTCTTCCTTCATGTTGTGGTATACAACCTCTGATTCGTACTGTGCAGAAACACCCGCAAGGTATTTTTGCTCAGCTTCAGGGATTCCAAGCTTATCAAACGTCTGCTTAATTTCATCTGGAACTTCATCCCATGATTTTTCAGAGCGCTCAGAAGGTTTTACATAGTAAGTGATTTCATCAAAGTTTAATGAAGCCATGTCGCCGCCCCATTGAGGCATTGGCATGTTGTAGAAGTGCTCCAAAGACTTTAAGCGGAAGTCCAGCATCCACTGGGGCTCTTCCTTCATTTTTGAAATTTCTTCAACGATTTCACGCGTCAGACCGCGCTTAGACCGGAAGATGGAAACGTCTTTATCGGAAAATCCGTATTTATAATCACCGATCTCTGGCATTTTTTTAGCCATCGTCGAATTCCTCCATTCTTAAAGCAACGAAACAATGTTTCCTGCTTTGTAGTTGTTGCTGCAGGCCAATCCCCTGCAACTGCAAAAGCGTAAGCGCCTTGGTCAGCCCCGACAAGCGCTGGAGGACCGACCAGTGAAGTCGTTTTTTGACTTCATTGGGCGGACCGAAGCGACTCGAGGGGCTAGGCGCTGAAGCTAGACACTAATCCAAGTTAATAAGTCAACCTTTCTTATACAGCCAAATAAATCACCAAGCGATGATTTCTTATTGGCTGTCTTCCTCTTCCTTCAGGCCTTTCTCCATTGCCTTCCACGCAAGAGTAGCACATTTGATCCTGGCCGGGAATTTCGCGACACCTTGCAGTGCTTCGATATCCCCGAGGTCAAGATCATCCTCTTCATAATCTTTTCCCTGCATGATGTCAGAAAAAACCGTTGAAAGCTTTAAAGCTTCCTCAATGTTTCTTCCTTTGACCGCCTGCGTCATCATGGAAGCAGACGACATCGAAATCGAGCAGCCTTCCCCTTCAAATTTCGCGTCCGCTACCTTGCCGTCTTCGACTTTCATCGTAAGCTGGATGCGGTCGCCGCATGTCGGGTTGTTCATATTGACTGTCAGGCTGCCTTCTTCCAACACACCTTTATTGCGAGGGTTCTTATAGTGATCCATAATAACTTGACGATAAAGGTTATCTAAATTATTAAAAGACATCGCTGAAATACTCCTTTGTTTTGACAAGTCCGGCTACAAGCTTGTCAATATCTTCTTCTGTGTTGTACAGGTAGAAGCTTGCACGTGCTGTCGCGGACGCCTTCAGCCACTTCATCAGCGGCTGTGCACAATGGTGTCCAGCGCGAACGGCGATTCCTTCAGCATCTAATACAGTTGCCACATCATGTGGATGTACGTCATCAATATTGAATGTTACAAGACCAGCACGCTTACCGGCTTCCTTCGGTCCATAGATGGTCATGCCATCGATTTCAGACATTTTTTCCATCGCATAGGCCGCTAGAGCGTGTTCATGCTTCTCAATATTGTCGAGTCCGATTTCGTTCAGGAAGTCGATTGCAGCACCCAAACCAATCGCACCAGCGATGATCGGTGTTCCGCCTTCGAATTTCCACGGCAGCTCTTTCCATGTTGATTCGTAAAGACCTACGAAATCAATCATTTCGCCGCCAAACTCAACCGGCTCCATTTTTTCAAGAAGTGCCTTCTTGCCATATAATACGCCGATACCCGTCGGCCCGCACATCTTATGTCCGGAAAAAGCGAAGAAATCGCAATTAAGATCCTGGACATCGATTTTCATATGCGGTGCGCTTTGGGCTCCATCGACCACCATGATCGCACCATTTTGGTGGGCAATCTCGGCAATCTCCTTGATTGGGTTCATGACCCCAAGGACGTTTGAAACCTGCATGATGGAGACGATTTTCGTGTTCTCTGTCACGATTTCTCTGACAGTATCAAGCGAAATCGTACCATCTTCCTGCAAGTCAATATATTTCAATGTTGCACCCGTCTGTTTTGCCACCTGCTGCCACGGGATGATATTGCTGTGATGCTCCATATAGGAGATGACGATTTCATCGCCCTCTTTAAGATTATCACGGCCATAGCTTGCAGCTACCGTGTTGATTGCAGTAGTGGTACCACGAGTGAAGATGATTTCTTCAATAGATTTTGCGTTAATGAACTTACGAACCTTTTCCCTTGATCCTTCGTACCCATCGGTAGCTCTGGTTCCAAGAGTATGGACACCGCGGTGTACGTTGGAATTGTATTCGCGATAATATTTGTCCAGCGCTTCAATCACCTGCACCGGCTTCTGTGATGTTGCCGCACTGTCAAGGTAGACTAGCGGGCTGCCATTGACTTCCTGATTTAAAATCGGAAATAATTCACGAATTTCGCGGGCGTTCATTATTTAACTTTCCTTTCGATTACCTCAACCAATTGCTTTTTAACTCCTTCGATTGGTAGCTCATTTACAACTGGCGCAAGGAATCCGTGGATGACAAGGCGCTCTGCCTCATGCTTCGGAATACCGCGGCTCATCAAGTAGTAAAGCTGCAATGGATCAACGCGTCCAACAGAAGCAGCGTGGCCAGCTGTTACATCATCTTCATCAATCAGAAGAATTGGGTTAGCGTCTCCACGTGCTTTTTCGCTTAGCATAAGAACGCGTGATTCCTGTTCTGCATTCGACTTGGATGCACCGTGCTCGATTTTGCCAATACCGTTAAAAATAGAAGTCGCGCTATCCTTGACAACACCGTGCTTCAGGATATAGCCTTCTGAATTTTTGCCGAAGTGGATGATGCTGGTTGTGAAATTCTGAGTCTGTTCTCCGCGTCCGACAACAACTGTCTTAGTGTCACCGTAAGAACCGTCACCAACAAGATTTGTTGTGTTCTCAGAAATAGTGTTGCCATCGTTCATCATGCCTAGAGCCCACTCAATTCGAGCATCTCTGCCTGCATGGCCGCGACGGTTTACATACGTAGTCAGACCTTCAGCAAGTGTATCAACAGCGCCATACTGGATTTTCGCATTTTGGCCAGCAATTGCTTCAGTAACGATGTTTACCAATCCGTTCACTTTACCAGTTGTTGAGATGTAGTTCTCAACGTATGTTACAGAGCTATTGTCTTCTGCAACGACAAGCACGTGGTTGAATAGGCTTGCTTCTGCATCATCATGCAGGAAGATTGCCTGGATTGGATTTTCGATTTGAACATTTTTCGGAACATAAAGGAATGCTCCGCCGTTCATGAATGCAGCATGAAGCGCAGTCAAACGGTGCTCATCAGTTTTAACAGCCGTCATGAAATATTTCTTCAACAGGTCGCTGTATTCGCGAGCAGCTGTAAAGATATCAGTGAAAACAATACCCTGCTCCTGCATTTCCTTAGAAAGCTGAAGGTAAGCAGGTTTGTTGTTGCGTTGAACATACAGGCTGCTATCCTTAGCTTCTTCGCCTACAAGTGCTTTTACTTCTTCAGGAAGCTCATCGATGGATGAAAAAACATCGCTTTTAACGAGCAGCTTCTCGAATTGTGTGAAATTCCATTTATCGATCTTCGTCTTATCCGGTCTTGGCATAGAAAGATCTTCTGCTTTTGCAAGAGATTGCGTGCGAAGCTCTGTAAGCCATTCCGGTTCGTTCATTTCTTTTGAGAAGGAAGTAATGTACTCCTGGTCAAAAGCCCATTTCGTTTCCGTAGTCATTATAAATCCCCCCAACGCTTAAGCTTCTTGCCCAACTGTTTCGTCTTCGATGCCCAGTTCTTTCTTAATCCAGTCGTATCCTTCTGCTTCTAAGCGCTGTGCAAGTTCTGGTCCGCCAGACTTCACAATGCGGCCCTGCATCATAACGTGAACATAGTCAGGAGTGATGTAGTCAAGAAGGCGCTGGTAGTGAGTGATGATCAAGCAGCCGAAATCTTCGCCGCGCATTTCGTTGATTCCTTTAGAAACAACCTTCAGTGCGTCGATATCAAGACCTGAGTCGATTTCGTCAAGGATTGCGATTTTAGGTTCAAGCATCATCAATTGAAGAATCTCGTTACGCTTCTTCTCACCGCCGGAGAAACCTTCGTTAAGATAACGCTGTGCCATATCAAGATCCATTTCAAGGAATTCCATTTGCTTATCCATCTTGCGGATGAACTTCATAAGAGAAATTTCATTTCCTTCGCCAAGACGGCTGTTCAAAGCAGAACGCAAGAAGTCAGCATTCGTTACGCCGCTGATTTCACTTGGATATTGCATCGCAAGGAAAAGACCAGCGCGTGCTCTTTCATCAACTTCCATTTCAAGAACATCTTCGCCATCAAGCGTAACTGTTCCATTCGTTACTTCATACTTAGGGTGTCCCATGATAGAAGAAGACAAAGTGGATTTACCAGTACCATTCGGTCCCATGATCGCATGGATTTCCCCACCCTTAACCTCAATGTTCACACCTTTTAATATCTGCTTGCCTTCAATCTCAACTTGAAGGTCCTTAATTGATAATACAGATCCTGCCATAATATTACCTCCGTCAATATAGAAAAGATTTTATGCCGACTTTAGCCGTCAAAAGCTCTATTCTCATTTTATTCTCATTACAATCTTATAACAAATGAAAAGTGTTAGCAACACCTTAAAAGTGGAAAGAAAAACAAAGAACCCTGTAGATAATTGTCAAACCCCAAATGATTTTTGGCTCATGCCGAGTGGGAAGGAAACGACCGAGCAAATTCATTTGCTCTCAGCGTTTCATTTCCACTCGGCAGCTTTTCAGCTGAGGCTGAAAAGCCAGTGAAGCGTAAGCTTCACGTAAGTGAGCCGAAAATCAGCAGGAACTTTGATGGACATCTAGATCTTCAGTGGATCTCCTTATTTTCTTTCCACTTCCCTCACCCCGCGATTCAGCTTACTGAATCGCGACATACGACGACATAACACAATTCCATTTTAACAGACCAAGCCCTTTAAAGTCGGATATACCGCTCACAGCTTGTACATCATTTTATTTTTTACCTTCTATTATAAAAAAATGTACTCAGCACTACTTGTTCGGACAGCTTTTGTTGTATTAGAGCCTATTCTGTCCGAAGGTGCTCGGACTTCTGACAGCTTTTTCTCTTTTGAGACCAAACTTGTCCGAACTTGCTCAGGCTTCTGACAGCTTTCCGCTCCAACACCTCGAACCTGTCATAATAACAGGCTTTTCTTGACAGCTATTCGTCCCAACACCTCGAACCTGTCAAAATAACGACGTTTTCTTGACACCTTTTCGTCCCAACACCTCAAACCTGTCACAATAACAGGCTTTTCTTGACAGCTTTTCGTCCCAACACCTCGAACCTGTCATAATAACAGGATTTTCTTGACAGCTTTTCGTCCCAACACCTCGAACCTGTCACAATAACGGGCTTTTCTTGACAGCTTTCCGCTCCAACACCTCGAACCTGTCACAATAACGGGCTTTTCTTGACAGCTTTCCGCTCCAACACCTCGAACCTGTCACAATAACGGGTAGCGTGAACAGGAAAACGACCGTAAAGGCACAAGAAGCTTTCAAGTCCATCTTCACGTTATCCAAATAATAAAGAAACCAGTGCAAAAATCACACTGGTTCCAAATCGTTTCTTCTATTATTATATATCCTCGGTTACGAGTGGACTTTTCGATCCAGGTCCGCAACCATCCGTTGGCTTTTGATGTAATCTCTTTCACGTTTTCTTTCGACTTCCATTCTTGCGTCATGGTTCATGCTGTATACCTCGTAACTAATTCCATGAGCTCCATGCATCGCCTTCTCCATTTCACTTGTGTAGTTCAGTTTTAGCTGACTAATAGTGAATCATCCCTTCGGTTTTTCGCTTTGTAAAAAGCGTTTTTTTGATAGTGCAATCTTAACACCTTTTATTTACCACTATCAAAGCGTTTAAAACCGTTAATTTTTGGATGTGATGGAATAAGGAGGCTTAACGCGGCTTCACCTCTGCCATTCTTAGAATACTGGCAATATCCTCCCAAATAAAGCCTTTCCCTGTTATCCAACAGCCGGTTTTGCTGTTTGGAACAGGTTTTACTGCTTCAATGTGTTCAATTCGACCATTGCTTCCTGGACGAGTGTCACGGCCTGGCTCATTGCCGCGCCGCCGCCGAATGCAGCTGTAACCCCAACCGCTTCTAAAATTTGTTCCTCAGTGGCTCCCTGATCCAGGCATCCTTTTAAATGGTATATGATGCAATATTCATCCTGGGAATACAATGAAATTCCGAGGGCAATCAATTGTTTTTCCTTTTGCGACAAAGTTCCTTCCTGGAAACATACTTCCGTAAAGGCATTATAGTGGCTTGCAAGCTCCGGCATTTTTTTTGTGAAAACACCCAATCCTTGCTTATATTCATGAAGAGCTGCTTCTGTTGAATTCCGCGGTTCATAATGATGCTCCATTGTTTCCACTCCAATCTGCTTTTTTCTCGGTTAGTATGTTAATTTTCCTTGCCAGTTATGCGACAAAAAGAAAAAGCAGGCTGCTCGCCTGCTTTCATTAAAGGGTTATTCTTTTACCGGTACGACTGCACCTTCATACTTTTCAAGGATGAAATCCTGGATTTCTTTTGAATGAAGCACTTCAACTAGCGCCTTGATTGCCGGCTTGTCAGCGTCTCCTTCACGAACCGCAATTACGTTCACATATGGAGAATCGCTCTCCTCAATTGCGATTGAATCTTTCAGAGGGTTAAGTCCAGCGTCAATTGCATAGTTAGAGTTGATCAATACTGCGTCGCCTTCGCCATTGTTAAAGATCTGTGGAAGCAATGCCGCTTCATATTCTGTATCGAACTTCAATTCTTTAGGATTTTCTGCAATATCATCAATTGTAGCCTTTACTTTTTCAACGCCTTCTTTAAGCGTGATCAATCCCTCTTTTTCAAGCATTGTCAAAATACGGCCATGGTCTGCGACAGAGCTGCTCATAATAATGTGCGCTCCCTTTGGCAGATCGTCCAGTGTAGTATGTTCCTTGGAATACACACCGATTGGCTCGATGTGGATGCCGCCTGCATTTTCAAACTTATAGCCGTGTTCAGCCATTTGTGATTCAAGGTAAGGGATATGCTGGAAGTAGTTCGCATCTAGTTCTCCAGAATCAAGTGCCTGGTTTGGAACAACATAGTCATTGAAAGTCTTGATTTCCATTTCAAACCCTTTTTCTTCAAGCAATGCTTTTGCTTCTTCTAAAATTTCTGCGTGAGGTACGTTTGAGGCACCCACGACGATTTTCTTACTTTCTTCCTTGCCGCCTTCTCCTGATGTGTTATCCTCAGATGTTCCGCAAGCTGCAAGCCCCGCTGTTAAAATCAATGTTAAAAGTGCTAATAACCATTTTTTCAATTCATATCTCTCCTTTATCTCTTATCTAATTTTCTAGTGAAGAAATCACCAACAAACTGAATTACAAACACGATAATCAAAATAATAATGGTCGCCATCAAGGTGACATCATTCCTGCTTCTTTGGAAGCCTTCCATGTAGGCAAGGTTCCCAAGACCGCCAGCCCCGATGACTCCGGCCATCGCTGTGTAGCTGACTAACGCGATTGCCGTCACCGTGATACCGGACACCAAGGCTGGCATCGATTCCGGCAATAGCACCTTCCAGATAATCGTCGTCGTCTTAGCCCCCATGGATTTTGCCGCTTCAATGACCCCTTTATCAATCTCACGCAAGCCGATTTCTACCATTCTCGCGTAAAATGGAGCCGAACCAATGATCAGTGCAGGCAAGGCTGCATTTTCGCCAATCATCGAACCTACGATGAATTTCGTAAAAGGAATTAGCAGAACGATCAAGATGATGAATGGGATAGACCTGAAAATATTGACAACCCCACTCAATACTAAATTGACCGGTTTGTTTTCCCATATATTGCCCTTCGATGTCAAAAATAGCAGCAGGCCAAGGATGGCTCCAAGGATGAAAGTAGCAAGAACAGAAATGGCACTCATATATAGTGTCTCAAGTGTCGCTTCCCACATTCGGTCCCAATTAACATTCGGAAACAATGTTTCAGCCATTGGAAATCACCTCCACGCCGACTTCATGCTGGCTAATATACTCAATTGCCCGGGCTACTTCGCTTTCGTCACCATCTAGATGGATGAACAAAGTTCCATATGACCCATTCTGTGTCTGAGAAATTTTACCCTGGACAATATTGACCGTTATCGGAAACTCACGAATCAAGTTGGTGATCAGCGGCTGCTCGGTCCCTTCACCTACAAAAGTCAGCTGAACAACGCGGCCATGTGGATAACGCTCCAATAAGTGGTCAACTGTTTCCTTTGTTTCCTCCGGTTCTGTTACCTGCTGGACAAATCTTTTTGTAATAGGCTGCTGCGGATTCTTGAACACTTCCAATACCGGTCCTGTTTCAACTATTTTTCCGCCTTCCATTACAGCGACACGATGGCAGATTTTCCTAATCACATGCATTTCGTGAGTAATCAGGACGATTGTAAGACCCAGTCTTTTATTAATATCAACAAGGAGATCAAGAATCTGGTCAGTCGTCTGCGGATCAAGTGCTGAAGTTGCCTCATCTCCAAGCAAAACCTTTGGATTATTGGCAAGCGCCCTTGCAATTCCGACCCTCTGCTTCTGGCCTCCGCTCAACTGGGAAGGATAGGCATCTCCCCGGCCCTCAAGGCCCACAAGTGTGATCAATTCTTTGACCCGCTTCTCTCTTTCTGCTTTAGCCACTCCGGCAATTTCTAGCGGAAAAGCGATATTCTCCGCTACCGTTCTCGACCAGAGCAGATTGAAATGCTGGAAAATCATGCTGATTTCCTGACGGGCCTTGCGAAGTTCCGCTCCTTTAATCCGGGAAACTTCCCTTCCAGCTACTACCACTGAACCAGATGTTGGAATCTCCAGCCCGTTCAGCATCCGAATTAAAGTACTTTTACCGGCGCCGCTGTAACCAATGACTCCGTATATTTCGCCTTCCTTGACTTCAAGGTTGACATCATCTACCGCTTTAACCTCCCCTTTATTGGAAGGGTAAATTTTTCTGGCATTCTTTATCGTGATCAATTGACTCCCCCTCTTTGCAACCGAGTATTCTACACTTATTAAAACCGTTAAATCTCCTATGTTTAAGAAGGTTATCAATCTAGTTTCCCATTCCCTAACCGAAAAAATTCAAACTTTAGCTAAAATGG
This portion of the Mesobacillus sp. S13 genome encodes:
- a CDS encoding DUF72 domain-containing protein, coding for MIIVGLTGWGDHDSLYEGKVSPRDKLKEYSSHFPAVEVDASFYAVQPVKNAAKWVEDTPDKFQFIVKAYQGMTGHQRGEIPFTDKNEMFNAYKESLKPYLEANKHAMTLFQFPPWFDLRKENVDYLRWCRDQMGDIDCALEFRNQSWFAGEMREKTLDFMKSEKWIHSICDEPQAGEGSIPTVLESTSKHKVLVRFHGRNVHGWNKKGKGQDWREVRYLYRYNQTELKEWAENLQKLNESTSQVFVLFNNNSGGDAADNAKQMLELMDIEYEGLNPRQLDLF
- the sufB gene encoding Fe-S cluster assembly protein SufB: MAKKMPEIGDYKYGFSDKDVSIFRSKRGLTREIVEEISKMKEEPQWMLDFRLKSLEHFYNMPMPQWGGDMASLNFDEITYYVKPSERSEKSWDEVPDEIKQTFDKLGIPEAEQKYLAGVSAQYESEVVYHNMKEELEELGIVFKDTDSALKENEDIFREHFGKVIPPTDNKFSALNSAVWSGGSFIYVPKGIKVDTPLQAYFRINSENMGQFERTLIIVDEGAHVHYVEGCTAPVYTTNSLHSAVVEIIIKKDAYCRYTTIQNWANNVFNLVTKRAVCEANATMEWIDGNIGSKLTMKYPAVILKGEGARGMTLSIAIAGKGQHQDAGAKMIHLAPNTSSTIVSKSISKQGGKVTYRGIVHFGRKADGARSNIECDTLIMDNKSTSDTIPYNEILNDNISLEHEAKVSKVSEEQLFYLMSRGVSEEEATEMIVMGFIEPFTKELPMEYAVEMNRLIKFEMEGSIG
- the sufU gene encoding Fe-S cluster assembly sulfur transfer protein SufU produces the protein MSFNNLDNLYRQVIMDHYKNPRNKGVLEEGSLTVNMNNPTCGDRIQLTMKVEDGKVADAKFEGEGCSISMSSASMMTQAVKGRNIEEALKLSTVFSDIMQGKDYEEDDLDLGDIEALQGVAKFPARIKCATLAWKAMEKGLKEEEDSQ
- a CDS encoding cysteine desulfurase, translated to MNAREIRELFPILNQEVNGSPLVYLDSAATSQKPVQVIEALDKYYREYNSNVHRGVHTLGTRATDGYEGSREKVRKFINAKSIEEIIFTRGTTTAINTVAASYGRDNLKEGDEIVISYMEHHSNIIPWQQVAKQTGATLKYIDLQEDGTISLDTVREIVTENTKIVSIMQVSNVLGVMNPIKEIAEIAHQNGAIMVVDGAQSAPHMKIDVQDLNCDFFAFSGHKMCGPTGIGVLYGKKALLEKMEPVEFGGEMIDFVGLYESTWKELPWKFEGGTPIIAGAIGLGAAIDFLNEIGLDNIEKHEHALAAYAMEKMSEIDGMTIYGPKEAGKRAGLVTFNIDDVHPHDVATVLDAEGIAVRAGHHCAQPLMKWLKASATARASFYLYNTEEDIDKLVAGLVKTKEYFSDVF
- the sufD gene encoding Fe-S cluster assembly protein SufD, coding for MTTETKWAFDQEYITSFSKEMNEPEWLTELRTQSLAKAEDLSMPRPDKTKIDKWNFTQFEKLLVKSDVFSSIDELPEEVKALVGEEAKDSSLYVQRNNKPAYLQLSKEMQEQGIVFTDIFTAAREYSDLLKKYFMTAVKTDEHRLTALHAAFMNGGAFLYVPKNVQIENPIQAIFLHDDAEASLFNHVLVVAEDNSSVTYVENYISTTGKVNGLVNIVTEAIAGQNAKIQYGAVDTLAEGLTTYVNRRGHAGRDARIEWALGMMNDGNTISENTTNLVGDGSYGDTKTVVVGRGEQTQNFTTSIIHFGKNSEGYILKHGVVKDSATSIFNGIGKIEHGASKSNAEQESRVLMLSEKARGDANPILLIDEDDVTAGHAASVGRVDPLQLYYLMSRGIPKHEAERLVIHGFLAPVVNELPIEGVKKQLVEVIERKVK
- the sufC gene encoding Fe-S cluster assembly ATPase SufC, which gives rise to MAGSVLSIKDLQVEIEGKQILKGVNIEVKGGEIHAIMGPNGTGKSTLSSSIMGHPKYEVTNGTVTLDGEDVLEMEVDERARAGLFLAMQYPSEISGVTNADFLRSALNSRLGEGNEISLMKFIRKMDKQMEFLEMDLDMAQRYLNEGFSGGEKKRNEILQLMMLEPKIAILDEIDSGLDIDALKVVSKGINEMRGEDFGCLIITHYQRLLDYITPDYVHVMMQGRIVKSGGPELAQRLEAEGYDWIKKELGIEDETVGQEA
- a CDS encoding carboxymuconolactone decarboxylase family protein, translated to MEHHYEPRNSTEAALHEYKQGLGVFTKKMPELASHYNAFTEVCFQEGTLSQKEKQLIALGISLYSQDEYCIIYHLKGCLDQGATEEQILEAVGVTAAFGGGAAMSQAVTLVQEAMVELNTLKQ
- a CDS encoding MetQ/NlpA family ABC transporter substrate-binding protein, which codes for MKKWLLALLTLILTAGLAACGTSEDNTSGEGGKEESKKIVVGASNVPHAEILEEAKALLEEKGFEMEIKTFNDYVVPNQALDSGELDANYFQHIPYLESQMAEHGYKFENAGGIHIEPIGVYSKEHTTLDDLPKGAHIIMSSSVADHGRILTMLEKEGLITLKEGVEKVKATIDDIAENPKELKFDTEYEAALLPQIFNNGEGDAVLINSNYAIDAGLNPLKDSIAIEESDSPYVNVIAVREGDADKPAIKALVEVLHSKEIQDFILEKYEGAVVPVKE
- a CDS encoding methionine ABC transporter permease codes for the protein MAETLFPNVNWDRMWEATLETLYMSAISVLATFILGAILGLLLFLTSKGNIWENKPVNLVLSGVVNIFRSIPFIILIVLLIPFTKFIVGSMIGENAALPALIIGSAPFYARMVEIGLREIDKGVIEAAKSMGAKTTTIIWKVLLPESMPALVSGITVTAIALVSYTAMAGVIGAGGLGNLAYMEGFQRSRNDVTLMATIIILIIVFVIQFVGDFFTRKLDKR
- a CDS encoding methionine ABC transporter ATP-binding protein, which gives rise to MITIKNARKIYPSNKGEVKAVDDVNLEVKEGEIYGVIGYSGAGKSTLIRMLNGLEIPTSGSVVVAGREVSRIKGAELRKARQEISMIFQHFNLLWSRTVAENIAFPLEIAGVAKAEREKRVKELITLVGLEGRGDAYPSQLSGGQKQRVGIARALANNPKVLLGDEATSALDPQTTDQILDLLVDINKRLGLTIVLITHEMHVIRKICHRVAVMEGGKIVETGPVLEVFKNPQQPITKRFVQQVTEPEETKETVDHLLERYPHGRVVQLTFVGEGTEQPLITNLIREFPITVNIVQGKISQTQNGSYGTLFIHLDGDESEVARAIEYISQHEVGVEVISNG